DNA from Daucus carota subsp. sativus chromosome 1, DH1 v3.0, whole genome shotgun sequence:
ATATGCTGGCCGGAGATGCATACATGAGTTGTTTCTAGTGGTGTTTATTGCGTATGCAAATACTGCACTTGCACTATTTTATTTCGAATGTGTGAGAGAGATGGGGAAAGAACGTATAATTTTATCCAATACGTCAAGACAAGAAGTTGAGTACTAAAATCACCGGAGTGGCTCttcttaagagcatctccaataaactCTTTATCCAAGCtcttaaaacaaaaattaaagaaCATGAGCAAAAATGGCACTCCAGCAACCTCTTAGTAACtctttaaaaagttaagaaaaGTTAAGAggctcttctctctcctcattTGTAGGAGCGGATGCCCAGCTCTtaactcatattttattaataaaattcattCCGTCTAATCATTTCACACGTTTTCCCTCTCTTTTGCTTTGCTTTCCCTCTCTTTCGATTATACTTTTCCCTCCAACATTTTTGTGaacaagaatatatatactCTGGGTAGGTTCTTTTCACAACATCTGACTATCCATTTTCTCTTCTTCACAGCATGGTTTTTTTTGTCAAAGATTTTTAAACTTCAGATTGTTAAATTGATGGACTTTACAAACAGATCAAATGATTGTCGCTCATCACCACCGGCTATTGTTGATGGCCAGAATCACCAATCTCAggttttttcttaaattttagttaCTTTTTTTCCTTGAAATAGGTGTatagaaatttaattttttcttgattctaattcaatttttatgaaATTGAGTTTTTAAAgcttatattttagattttgacGTAAAAGAATTGTGGTGGTACTTGATTCTTTTGATCTACTGTGGCTATTAAAATGACTGCATAGTTCAATGATTTTTGGGTGATTTTAAAAGCTGCAGACCCTCTCTTTTTTTAACTTGATAGGTGCACTTAAGGATGAATTACAGTGAACAAGTACCTTCTTTTCCAAATATGCTTGGTGCAGAATGTTTTGTATATGATGAATTTGCCAGACCAAATTTAAGTGCTCATCTCACACAAAGTCACGAAGAAGAAAATGCTGAAGTAATATCAATCTCATCTCAAGACTTTAGCTCACAAAAGGTGAAGGAGAAAAGACAACGAACCAGAAACTTTAGTAAGCAGGAGGATGAGCTACTAATCTCAGCATGGCAAAATGTATCATTTGATCCTATCACAGGGGTTGATCAAAAAAATGAAACTTACTGGCAAAGAGTGCACAGCTACTTTATGAAACATAAAGACTTTCAATCTGATCGTACCAGCTGTTCATTGATGCATCGTTGGTCCGTGATACAACTTGCCGTCAATAAATTTCAAGGATATTATAACCAAGTAGAAGGAAAAAGTGGGTGCTCTGAAGCTGATAAGGTAATTTTTTTCCtagtaatttgtatttaatAGACTACTCACATGAATGATACAAGAGTTGTGGATTTTTTTAACAGATTAATAATGCGAAGGATATGTATAAAAATCTTTGCAAACACAACTTTTCTCTTGAGCACTGCTGGAATCTACTGAGACATTTGCCTAAATGGAATATTGAGTTTGGTACAAAGAAAGCAAAAATTTTCCAAAAGGACAGTCCAAAAGTTTCTTCTCCCTCAACTCCGGATTGTGAAATGTTAGGAAACTCAGCCTTTGAAAGGCCAATTGGGAGGAAAGCTGCAAAAGAAATccagaaaaaaagaaagaaattagaCAATGAGTTCGGTGATTATGGTGGAGCTGCAATATTAGAGAAAATGATGGCTGATCAGAATGAATGCAGGAAACAAAGAAATGAGCATCTCAAAGAAATGCGACAGTTAGCAAAAGATAGAGATGAGCGCGAGAAGAGAAGAGCAGCGGCAGAACAAGATGAAGCTGATGCCAAAATAATGGCTATGGATACAAGTTCTATGGGGGCAATTGAAGTTGAGTATTTTAACTCCAgaaaacaagagattattgaAAGAAGGCGCAATTTGTTTGCTAAGTAATCACTACTTTCTTTATCAGAATATCTTTTGACAATTGATTTGGACTACAAATGTTTAAATGCCTCAACATTTTTGGAATATATGTATTTGACAATTGTATGGTTTAATATCAGCTCATTATGCACATTTTGGAATGATCAatgttgtttgttttgtttattagttttgctCTCATTGCGGCTAACAGAAAACTATAGATGGttaaagaataaataataaatctataAACA
Protein-coding regions in this window:
- the LOC108204927 gene encoding glutathione S-transferase T2 isoform X1; protein product: MDFTNRSNDCRSSPPAIVDGQNHQSQVHLRMNYSEQVPSFPNMLGAECFVYDEFARPNLSAHLTQSHEEENAEVISISSQDFSSQKVKEKRQRTRNFSKQEDELLISAWQNVSFDPITGVDQKNETYWQRVHSYFMKHKDFQSDRTSCSLMHRWSVIQLAVNKFQGYYNQVEGKSGCSEADKINNAKDMYKNLCKHNFSLEHCWNLLRHLPKWNIEFGTKKAKIFQKDSPKVSSPSTPDCEMLGNSAFERPIGRKAAKEIQKKRKKLDNEFGDYGGAAILEKMMADQNECRKQRNEHLKEMRQLAKDRDEREKRRAAAEQDEADAKIMAMDTSSMGAIEVEYFNSRKQEIIERRRNLFAK
- the LOC108204927 gene encoding glutathione S-transferase T3 isoform X2; translated protein: MNYSEQVPSFPNMLGAECFVYDEFARPNLSAHLTQSHEEENAEVISISSQDFSSQKVKEKRQRTRNFSKQEDELLISAWQNVSFDPITGVDQKNETYWQRVHSYFMKHKDFQSDRTSCSLMHRWSVIQLAVNKFQGYYNQVEGKSGCSEADKINNAKDMYKNLCKHNFSLEHCWNLLRHLPKWNIEFGTKKAKIFQKDSPKVSSPSTPDCEMLGNSAFERPIGRKAAKEIQKKRKKLDNEFGDYGGAAILEKMMADQNECRKQRNEHLKEMRQLAKDRDEREKRRAAAEQDEADAKIMAMDTSSMGAIEVEYFNSRKQEIIERRRNLFAK